One Qiania dongpingensis genomic window carries:
- a CDS encoding ABC transporter permease — MVKYIVKKICVAFLTIFILVSVVFLMIRLLPGDPFNDVKVPKATQEKMRSYYGLDKPLHEQYLTYMNNLLHGNMGYSLRTQNRTVNEIIVKAFPYSLDLGIRALIFAVVAGLGLGILAALKHNKFWDHFSMTIAVIGISVPSFIIGSLIQYVFAVKLKILPVALWETEASTILPTFALGLGSVASVARIMRTSMLEISNEDYIKTAKAKGLSNFEITRKHKLRNSLLPIVTVLGPMVAVLLTGTFVIENIFAIPGLGKHYVNSIQTLDYPLILGMTLVYSVFLIVMQLFVDIVYGLVDPRIKLYQ; from the coding sequence ATGGTTAAATACATAGTTAAAAAGATTTGTGTTGCATTCCTTACAATCTTCATATTGGTCTCTGTGGTCTTTCTGATGATAAGACTTCTTCCCGGCGACCCTTTTAACGATGTGAAGGTGCCCAAGGCCACTCAGGAGAAGATGCGGTCATATTATGGTCTGGACAAGCCTCTCCATGAACAGTATCTGACGTATATGAATAATCTGCTCCATGGCAATATGGGATACAGCCTCCGGACACAGAACCGTACTGTTAATGAAATTATCGTAAAAGCATTTCCCTATTCACTGGATCTGGGAATCCGCGCCCTGATCTTTGCGGTGGTTGCCGGACTGGGCCTGGGTATCCTGGCCGCTTTGAAACATAATAAATTCTGGGACCATTTCAGTATGACCATAGCGGTCATCGGGATATCGGTGCCAAGCTTTATCATAGGGAGCCTCATCCAATATGTATTTGCGGTGAAGCTTAAAATACTGCCGGTCGCGCTGTGGGAAACAGAGGCGTCTACGATACTTCCGACTTTTGCCCTGGGACTTGGTTCCGTGGCCAGTGTGGCGAGGATCATGCGTACCAGTATGCTGGAAATTTCCAATGAAGATTATATAAAGACCGCAAAGGCGAAGGGACTCAGCAATTTTGAGATTACTAGAAAGCATAAGCTGCGTAACTCGCTTCTGCCCATCGTGACGGTCCTTGGCCCCATGGTGGCGGTCCTCCTTACAGGTACCTTTGTAATTGAGAATATTTTTGCGATTCCTGGTCTGGGCAAGCACTATGTGAACAGTATCCAGACACTGGATTATCCGTTGATTCTGGGCATGACTTTGGTATACAGTGTGTTTTTGATCGTCATGCAGCTGTTTGTGGATATTGTATATGGACTGGTAGACCCCAGGATAAAATTGTATCAATAA